Below is a genomic region from Sorghum bicolor cultivar BTx623 chromosome 9, Sorghum_bicolor_NCBIv3, whole genome shotgun sequence.
CTGGTCTCTGGACACATGGTTTGACGTTAACCACTTCTCCTCATTCCATGAGAACCATATTAGTACTGATCCATCCTGAGGAATTGACATGTATAACATGAGCGAGAAGATGGCAGACTAAACAAAATGTGTTCAGGAAATTGAGAATAGAGCTCACACCGTAAAGTCCAAGAACACAAAATTTTGGCTTCCTTCTATGCCCAAATTCCAATAGGTATGCCCCTTTCTTGAGAACAATGATAACCTATAGAAATACCATGTAACGGTGAAAGTTTCATGGAATAAAGAATGTGTTTTGAGTAATATGATCACCCATATTTTCGCATACCCTGGCTTTGTAGCTTGAACTCAAGTTATAAAGTGGGGAAAAAATAACAACATGCTCTCTAGATAGCAACGGGAAAAAAAGAGGTTAGTTTCACACAAGGTTACCGATTTCTCAGAAGTTCCGGTGAAAATTTTCCTATTGCTTGTCCAGACAAATTTGGCAATAGAATATTCAGAACATTCTGGTTTTTGGAGCTGAAAAAATTTGGTGTAAATACTACACAAGACGTTGTGGAATTATGAAGACATTGGTTCTTTGGATTTATTATTAGAAGGGTCTCTGATCTTTCATTAGCATAAATTTTGGCCAAAAAAATACATTAGTACTACGGACAAGATTACTTCTGAAGTTGTGGTAGgaaaacaaaacaaacaaacaacaaCATGATAGAATATGCAAGTAGTAGTGTTTTCTAGTAACCATTACTCAACGTGACACTGCTAAAGCATAAACACCCAGGGGCTGAGCAATAACTGGTGCTAGGAGGGTGTAGCACAGGTTTTGCATCTAGATCCGTTCCGGCTCATCAAGGAATTCCTGTGGTAGCATGCACTAATCAATCCCACCACGCCATTCTTGGAGCAGTCGCGAGTCATCAGCGACTTGATGCATCGCTAGCTCTATTGAGTAGATCGATATATTGGACACACGTAAATGTTGTTGCTTCCGCTCCTCTTCCTTTCTTGCTCCAGATTCCTCTGTTATttctttttctatttttctctACCATATTTAGGATACGTGCTTATATAAAGTTAGTTCCTTTTTAAAAAAGACTAAGGgtgttcaaaaaaaaagactAAGGGTAATTAAAATTCAGCCTACACTTTTTCGTATGCTGCTGAAAACCAGTAAACCATATGATTTATTTAAAGGCTCAGCACTCAGCGTTTTGGGCTCTCCCAACaccggattttttttttcattgttCCTTCCTCCTCTCGTATAACTACGGCAACAGACCCTACTGCCCGTGGCAACCTTCGTCATCTTCTCCCCCCTCTCGTCGCCGCAATGGCTATGGGTGCGCCCCTGTGTTAACCTAGTCCATCCGCCTCCTAAGCCACCGGAACCCTAACCACTGTCCTCCCGCCGTCCCCACTGCTGGTTGGCTGGCTTGCCTCTCCCGATCAAGCCCCTTCTAAGCTTGTTAGATTTGGAGAAAAAGTGagggagaggaagagaagagaaaAAATCGAGTATTCGAATACTTGAACATAGGACGAGGAAAAGTTATGAATATCAATTTTAGAGATAAATTATAGAAACCCGCGGCAATGCACGTCCCACGGTCAAAGATCTATATTCATAAGAGAAAGATAGGCAATATAATAAATTCAGCAACAACTTTGTAGTCTAGCACCCCTTTTCTAGCTTTTTGCCTCCGCCCGCTGGTAACACCTCCGGGACAaacagaaaataatttttacatGTACTCGGTGCAAGAAATAGCTCAGAGAAGCCTTTTCTTTTAGTTATTATCGCCTAGCTTGCCAACGGAAACTGAtatattcttcttcttttttgttcTACCAAGTACCAAATAGCAGTCTTTGCTCGGGAAGGCTAGAAACATTATTGCTTAAGATGTACTGATGCAACCCAGTGTTGGCCACTTCTTTGAAAGCAGCTTTCACCCTACACATAGCCAGTGTTTGACAATACCAGACCAGTGATTCGACGATGCGGACAAGATTAGACGAAAGCATTCGGTACTAAAGAATCTGATACTACTGCAGTCTATCCGCAGAAAACAGAGCCAAGAATGAAGCTACCAAATCCATGCCCCATGCCAACAGATTATACAGTTCAATTGTAGTTCTCCAATGGCTGAGAACTAACAGATCGAAACCCTGACACCACTAACTAGAGCAGAGTTGACGAAAAGAAGCCCAACCACGACTACTGGAGCAGAATTCACgccataaaaaaaacaaaatgaacACACTGTCGAGAGCATCCATCGATTTCATGGCCCCCCAAAACAAGGAGCTAAGGCAAGAAAAAAACATAGACCACACCACGAAGATCGAAGAATTCTAATAGTATTTTGACAAGGCAAAGAGGAGCGGAGACCGAGGATCCAGGCGCAAACCTGATCGACGTCGCTCTCCATGGAGCCGGCAAGGCCAACATGGATCCTGCGATGCGCTCAGCATCTCCACGCGTGGCAGCCTTCCTCAACGCCACCACACCACCCAACACAACGGCCAACCCACGACGGTCGCCACCGCCCCCTGCCATGTGCATCACGCCTGTGTAGACGGACGTTGCGGAGTCAGCGACGGCGAGAGGGCTAGGACACGGATCGTGATTCAAGAGTGCGAGATCCTAGCTCGGAGAAGAGGGAGATTTGGCAAGGCTTGAGAGTGATCGTGATTTTAGGAGTGTTCGGAGAAGAGATGAGAGAGATTTGGCAAGCCTTGAGAGTGTGagaatagatagatagatagatagatagatagatagatagatagatagatagatagagtaGCACGAGGAGGAGCAGGGTAGGGGAGGCCAGGCATTTTCTATCTTGTGGCCTTTTTGGCTTGGGAGTTTGTTGTTGCCTGCGTCCGTGGTGTGACTTGGAGCACTGTAACACTTGCTCTGCTATCTGCACAAGAGTTGTCGACGGCAAGGCAAGCATCTTCTGTACTTACCCGTCTGATGGTGTGGCTATGACCTATGGGCTGTGGTGGGCTGCCTTGCAAGGCGGACCAGCGCTAAGGGAAGAGTTAGAGCAGTATCACTAAATCTTCAAGCAGAGATCTTTTAGATAGATATAAAATCTGaccgatagatagatagatagatagatagatagatagatagatagatagatagatagatgagTTTTTAACTCAAAGCTTTATAcccaaaggaaaaaaaacaagaagaaaGAGAGCTTAACAAGgactagaaaatataaaaagaTTAGCTAGCTGCCAAATTTTTTGTTCCTCAATGCTTTCGACTTGTTTTGTCTTCACGAGATACGTGGTGCCATATTTCGTTGGTTAAGAGCAAGAGAGCATGTTTAGTAACCCCGAGCCGTTCATTCAATCAGGTTGCCAAACAAGCTAGCCCCAAGCATTGGAAGCATGCTTAACAAAAGTACCTTTCCACGTCATTGCATATATTACTATAGAAGTGCTTTCACTTTAATCCGATTTCTGGACGACGAAGCAGCTTCTTAGTTTGGACTCTCTAATAATAAATCTCTAATGATACACTTTAGATTTTGATTTCATGCATGTTATATTTTTTCTACATATAAAACAGGAGAAGAGGGGATgtggaaaaagaaaaatagcTTTCTATGAAGCTATTTAACAGtgttttttcataataaatcagtaaaCAATATTTATAAGCCAAACAAACAGATacgtcttatatatatatatatatatatatatatatatatatatatatatatatatatatatatatacagtaaCCAAGGATAAATTAAGCCACGGATGGTGGCTGGGGAGCACAGTACACGTGACTAAGTGAGTCCGCCAATGCAACAAAGACATGAGTTTAGTCAGGTTTAGAGCTAGCAAATAATTACTAATTAAATAATTGAAGAAGTCATCTATTACGACCCTCTCTGTTCTAAAAAATGATTTTGAGGTAGTGTTAAATATACTGATCTTAAATTTTATctagtttattataaaaatattaatatttatcataCTAGACAAGTATCCTTAGATATTTTATAAGATGtatttattatattatatattaaagttataaattataaatcgctttgacttttttgatagattcattttgctatgtatctagatatacGTTCTATCTAGATACATATAGCAAAATGCCAACCCAAAcatatattctttttttttgttctacCAAGTACCAAATAGCAACCTATGCTCGGCAAGGCTAGAATCATATTATTGCTTAAGATATACTGATACAACCCACTGTTGGCCACTCCTCTCAAAGCAGCTTTCACCATACACACAGCAAGTGTTTGACAACACTAGACCAGTGATTTGATGATGCGGACAAGATTAGAGAAAAGCATTTGGTACTAAAGAATCCGATACTACTGCAGTCTCTCCACGGAAAACAGAGCCAAGAATGAAGCTACCAAATCCATGCCCCATGTTCAACTGTTGTATCTCTAATTGCTGGGAACTAACAGAAGCCCTGATCTACATCACTAGCTAGAGCAGAGTTGACGAACACAAGCTCTTCCACTACTACTTTAGCAGAATTTAGCGCAATAAAAAACAAAAGGAAAACACGTTGTTGTGAGAGCATCCATCGATTTTGTGGCACACAAAAACAAGGAGCTAAGGAAAGAAAAACGAACATAGGCcgcgccaggaagaattcaacagTATTTTGACGAGGCAAAGAGGAGTGGGGATCCGAGATGCAAAACCTGATCGAGTCGACGACGCCGCTCTCCACAGATCCAGCAACACCGAAACGGATCCTGCGATGCGTTCAATATCTCCACGGCGGCAGCCTTCCTCATCCTCACCGCACCACCCAATACGACGGCCGATCCCCGACACTCGCCACCACCCCTGCCGCGTGCGTCGTGCTGGGGGCTAGCTAGGACATGGATCGGGATTCAGGACTGCAGGATCCTAGCTCGGAGATGGGATGAGAGAGGT
It encodes:
- the LOC8077951 gene encoding uncharacterized protein LOC8077951 isoform X5 → MHMAGGGGDRRGLAVVLGGVVALRKAATRGDAERIAGSMLALPAPWRATSIRLSLFSRKGHTYWNLGIEGSQNFVFLDFTDGSVLIWFSWNEEKWLTSNHVSRDQNDSLRQNTI
- the LOC8077951 gene encoding uncharacterized protein LOC8077951 isoform X3, giving the protein MHMAGGGGDRRGLAVVLGGVVALRKAATRGDAERIAGSMLALPAPWRATSIRLSLFSRKGHTYWNLGIEGSQNFVFLDFTDGSVLIWFSWNEEKWLTSNHVSRDQNDSLRQNTCVPLFDAKGWCSF
- the LOC8077951 gene encoding uncharacterized protein LOC8077951 isoform X1, whose product is MHMAGGGGDRRGLAVVLGGVVALRKAATRGDAERIAGSMLALPAPWRATSIRLSLFSRKGHTYWNLGIEGSQNFVFLDFTDGSVLIWFSWNEEKWLTSNHVSRDQNDSLRQNTEFEVLSNEINMMEVRERSSCSLSSRSST
- the LOC8077951 gene encoding uncharacterized protein LOC8077951 isoform X6; the encoded protein is MHMAGGGGDRRGLAVVLGGVVALRKAATRGDAERIAGSMLALPAPWRATSIRLSLFSRKGHTYWNLGIEGSQNFVFLDFTDGSVLIWFSWNEEKWLTSNHVSRDQNDSLRQNT
- the LOC8077951 gene encoding uncharacterized protein LOC8077951 isoform X4, giving the protein MHMAGGGGDRRGLAVVLGGVVALRKAATRGDAERIAGSMLALPAPWRATSIRLSLFSRKGHTYWNLGIEGSQNFVFLDFTDGSVLIWFSWNEEKWLTSNHVSRDQNDSLRQNTIR
- the LOC8077951 gene encoding uncharacterized protein LOC8077951 isoform X2; translation: MHMAGGGGDRRGLAVVLGGVVALRKAATRGDAERIAGSMLALPAPWRATSIRLSLFSRKGHTYWNLGIEGSQNFVFLDFTDGSVLIWFSWNEEKWLTSNHVSRDQNDSLRQNTKEIYEGVGGQKLQKRRSKNIYEHLL